A genomic stretch from Malus domestica chromosome 15, GDT2T_hap1 includes:
- the LOC103429594 gene encoding photosynthetic NDH subunit of lumenal location 4, chloroplastic — MAVSTLILTTPKPLAQIQPPNPPPATSLSSSKPTSTCSCSSSSFSATANNANKSSWKFSNILSKKSVMDVGMGLLASSIMALSPLEADATRIEYYATVGEPLCDLNFVRSGLGFCDVSVGPGVEAPRGELINIHYTARFADGTVFDSSYKRGRPLTLRIGVGKVIRGLDQGILGGEGVPPMQIGGKRKLKIPSHLAYGPEPAGCFSGDCNIPGNATLVYDINFVGIYSGNRALPGK; from the exons ATGGCGGTTTCTACTCTAATCCTTACAACTCCAAAGCCCCTAGCCCAAATTCAACCCCCTAATCCTCCTCCTGCAACCTCACTCTCCTCCTCCAAACCCACTTCCACTTGttcttgttcatcttcttcattcTCAGCAACTGCAAACAATGCAAACAAATCTTCCtggaaattttcaaatattttgagCAAGAAGTCCGTAATGGATGTGGGTATGGGGCTGTTAGCATCTTCAATTATGGCATTGTCTCCTTTGGAAGCTGACGCCACGAGGATTGAGTACTACGCCACCGTGGGGGAGCCTCTCTGTGACTTGAACTTTGTTCGTTCTGGGCTTGGTTTCTGTGATGTTTCAGTTGGCCCCGGCGTCGAAGCTCCTCGCGGTGAGCTCATCAAT ATTCACTACACCGCAAGATTCGCTGATGGGACAGTCTTTGACAGTAGCTACAAACGAGGCAGACCTCTAACTTTGCGTATTGGTGTTGGCAAG GTTATTAGGGGACTGGATCAAGGTATTTTAGGGGGTGAGGGTGTGCCTCCAATGCAAATAG GGGGAAAGCGGAAGCTTAAAATTCCTTCACATTTAGCATATGGGCCAGAACCTGCAGGATGCTTCTCAG GTGACTGCAATATACCTGGAAATGCTACTCTTGTCTACGATATTAATTTTGTTGGCATCTACTCGGGAAATAGAGCATTGCCGGGCAAATAG